GCACGCGAAAGATCGTTTCGTTCTTTGCGTTATCGCGGCGGAGCAGCCAGTGTGACGCAAGCAGCATCGGCAACACCAGAAATGCGACGGCGACAAGTTCGCCGAATCCGCGGCGTGCAAAATCGGCAAGCTTGAGATCGGGCGTGTTCTGCACGAGGTCCATACCGCCAAAAAGGTATGGGATCTGAAAAAGGACGAAACTCAGAAACAGAGCATCGATCAGGCCGAGAATAATGATCGTCTCGACCCTGCCGAGCGTGAATACCTGCGGGAATTTTGTATTGTCCCAATTCTGCCAGTCGCGTTTTTGGGCTGCCGGTGCGGGTTCATCAGAAACCGCGTCGCTGTCGCCCCCGGTTCTGACTTCCGCATGCGGCAGGTCGGTAATGTTGATGTGCTCTACGACGGTGGCATTGTTGGGCAGCGACGTGTCTTCGGCCTGCTCCGCGGCAAATTTGTCGACAAAGCTTGTCCCCGTTTCGCCGGCGTCGGTCTTCGCTTCTTGTTTTGCATCATCGGCCTTCGGGATCGGCGATGTTGCCGCCGCGGCCGCTCGCGTAAAGCTGTCGATCAGCGTTCCGCGGAAATATCCGGCCGTTAGCCATGCCAGCAGCGACGTGAGCATTACGTGAGAGATCACGGTGTCGATATCAAAATTGACGATCCGGTTGGCAAAGTTCTCGAACGCCGCATCCGCCGCCATGAACAATGCACCGAATATCAATACGAGCGGCAGCGCGATGGCCAGGCCGCGAAGAACCGAAAACACGCTCTTGCTTAGCCGGTTGCCGGGCATCTCTTTCCAATCGATGTCAGCGCCAAGTAAAACGAACGGTGCAAAGAGCGAACTGAGGCCGGACCATACGAATCCGGCGGCATAGTGAAACACGCCGGCGATGCGCTGATTGACGCCGAAGTTCGGCAGCACCAGAACGCCCATGATGACGATGATCGCGATCGTGTCGTAAACCCGCAGCTCGATCGAATCGCGGATGAGATAGACCGATGCGAAGAAGATCATCGCCGCCTGAAGCGCAATGCTTCGCGGCGTAAGCAGCTCGGGCCGCCGGCGAATGGCGATCAGGAACATCGCCGCCGTAAAGACCGCCACGAAAAGAAATGCGTTCAGCCCCCAGGGCGTCGCACGCAGCATCAGGTTGCCAAATACACCGATGACCGATGCTGCCAAAAGTATCTCCGTTCCGGTCCGTGTTCGTGATCTCATAATCGTTTACTTCCTTTTCATCGCCTTGATAAGTGCTTCCATGTGGTCGAGGTATCGCTCGAGCGCCTTGCGGCCGGCGGCGGTTATTTTGTATTCGGTCAGCGGCATGCGGCCGGCGAAGGATTTCTTCATCGTTACGTATCCTGCATCTTCGAGCTTGCGGGCGTGGACGCTGAGGTTGCCGTCGGTGGTGTCGAGCAGCGTTCTCAGTTCGCCGAAACTGAGTTTATCGTTCGCCGCCAACGCGCTGATGATGCCGAGACGCATCCGTTCGTGGATCACCTTGTCGAGATCGTTCGAGACGGTCTCGGCCGCCTTCGCCACAGAAAGCCGCGGCGGCGATCCGTTATTATCTACCTTTGCTAAATTGGACTTCGCCATAAAATTCAAACGGCGCTTTCCGCCTTTTTCTTCTTTTCCCATTTCGTGGTCAATGTTTTCGTCACAAACACGAACTAGAAAAGGGGAAAACCCGATCAGACTAGCTTCCCGCGAGCGGCGTCCCGAAAATGCCGACCGCGAGTTCCGCCCAAATGAGCAGGAATGCGAGCAATATCGCCGCGACCAAAGCGAGCCGATGGACGGACCGGACGACTGTTCGAAGAACGACTTCGATCGCGAAACCAGCCACCAATAACAATACGGCCATGGCGATAAAGTCGGACCCGCTCCAGCGGACCTCGTTCGTAAACTGCATTGCGACAGCCGGAATGGCGAGCACAATTGCGATGCAGGCGACAATAACGATCGCGCGTTTGTTTTGGTCAAAAAATGTGTTTTCCATAGATCTAGCCTCCGTAACGCCGGGCGATCACTGCCCCAAAAATAATGTGAAGCAGGCCGAAGCTCGCGGCCATCATCTCGTCGCCGCTGCCTTTTGGCAGCGCCAGCGTTATTGCCCCGAGTACGATGAAGCACCAGCCCATCACCGGCACCGCGCGGACCGAATAGGCACCGCCGCCGATGACCGCCGCTCCGTAACAGAGCATCCACATCGCCGCCATCACGCTGTAATTATCAAACCGCCAGAGCCCGAACGTGAGAGCGATGCCGACAACGATCGGCGGAAAAAAGCTGTATGCAAATTTGCGTGCCGGCGTCGAGAATAGCGATTGGCCGCCGATCTTTGATTTCTGCCACATCGCTAGAAATCCGATCGCCGCCGCAAGAAACGCCTCTGTAACCCAGACGATCAGCCAATCGCGAAGATAGATCTGGCCGTTGGCGATCACGGCCGCAACGATCGCCGTCACGCCCATAAGTATCCCGCCGTAACCCGGAACGGCCGTGAAGCTTGTCGACCGCTCCATTGCATCGCGGATGTATTTCAAATTATCCAGAGCGCGGTCGCCGAGGCTGACGGGCTCGTCGGGCTCGGACTCGGTCTTGCGAAGTTGAGAAACGTTTGACATCGAAGGGAAATATATGCCAAGTAGTTCCGCTTGTCAAGTACTTTGTATTACAAAGTTATTCGACATGAAAATGGCGGGCCGCAGCCCGCCGCAAAGCCCGGATCAATGCTCCTGGCCGACAGAAACCTTTCCTTTGAACGTGCGGAAAAGGAATGTGTAATAGCCGAGTGCGATGATGATGCCGATCGGCCACCAGATCAGAGCGACGCTCAGCCCGTAATCACCTGCTCGGGCGTTGTAGACCGTCAGGCTGTTCGCCGGCTCGAGCGCCGGCAGCACGAGCGGGAAAAGCCCGTAAACGGCTCCGCCGAGCATCGTCGCGAGATAGACCGAAGACGAAAGAAACGCCTTTTTGTCGTCGCCCCTGGTGTTGAAGTATTTGATCGCCGCAAGCGAGGCCACGACAGCGATCGGGATCAGCCAGCCGACAGGCAATGCGAAATAATTATCGAGCAGCGTCGGGCGGACATACATCACGGCCCAAAGGCTAATGAGTGTGACCGCAACGAGAGCAAACCATCCGAGGCCGACGACCCTGCGGGCACGCTGGTTCATATCGCCCTCGGTCTTCAGGGCCAAATAGTTCGCTCCGTGAACGGCAAGGGCCAGAAAGGCAACAACGCCCGAAAGCACGGTGAACCAATCGAGTATCCCGGTCTCGCCGGTCGTTCCCCAGTGGGTGAAGAGCGGCTCAAAAAAATAGCCCTGTTCATCGAGCGGGACGCCGCGAATGACGTTGCCGAGAGCCGCTCCGTAAAAGATCGCGAGCAGGATGCTGGCAAGCGAAAAGACGAAATCCCAAAAGTTCGTCCACATCTGATTGTGCTCGAGCTGATGGCGAAGCTCGATGCCCGCTGCCCGCAATATCAGCAGCCAGAGCACCATCATCAGCGGAAGATAAAAGCCCGAGAACGCCGATGCGTAAAGCTGCGGAAACGCGAAATAGAGCGTTCCGCCCGTTGCCAAAAGCCAGACCTCGTTGCCGTCCCAAACAGGGCCGATCGAACGGATGACCGCCGCTCGCTCGGCGTCGCTGCGGCCGACGATGTAATGAACTATGCCGGCTCCGATGTCGAACCCGTCGAGGATGACATAGCAGACCAGCATGAACGCAACTATCATGAACCACGTTAATTCCATATCCTCCTCCTACAGGTATGCGGCCTCCGTTGTCTCGCTGATGCCTGCGCCGAGCTCGTCGGCACCGTGTTCGATCCGGCGAAGCATCAGGAAGATATATAGCAGCGAAAGCACCGTGTACATCCCGAAAAAACCGAGCAGCGTGAACATCACGTTGCCGCTGGAGACCATGTGGGACGCGCCTTCCTCGGTCCTGAAAAGGCCATAAACCAGCCACGGCTGGCGGCCTAGTTCGGCGACCATCCAGCCGACGGTGTTCGCGATGAATGGGAACGGGAAAAGAAGCATCAAGATCCAGAGCAGCCAGTTGGAATCGTAAAGCCATCCGCGCCAAAGCCAAAGAACGGCGATGCCCATAATGGCTATAAAGATCGTCCCGAGGCCGACCATGATGTGAAAACTGTAATAAAGCAGCGGGATGTTGTCGGGGTGCTGATCCTCGGGAAACTCGTTCAGCCCGCGAACCTTCGCATCCCAACGCTGATAGGTGATGAAGCTGAGCATGTTCGGGATATGGATGGCGTTATCGAGCCGCTTCTTTTCCATATCCGGCTGCCCGATCAGGACAAGCGGCGCGCCGTTCGTCGTATCGAATAGGCCCTCCATCGCCGCGAGCGTGACGGGCTGATGTTCGGCGACCATCCGTCCCTGCAGATCGCCCGAAGGGAACAGCATCCAGATGCTTGAAACACATCCGGCGATGACGCCCGCTTTGACGAACATCTTGCCGTATTCGACCTGACGTTTTGAAAGCACGTAAAAGGCACCAAGCGCCGCGACGGCGAACGAGCCCGTGACGACGGCTCCGCCCATATTGTGCATGTATTGGTAAACCGCGCATTCGTTGAAAACAAGCGCCCAGAAGCTGGTCAGTTGGACGCTTCCATCGGCAGCGACCTCATACCCGACCGGATGCTGCATCCAGGCGTTGGTCGCGATGATGAACCAGCCCGAGAGCCACGTCCCGACGAAAAGCAGGAATGCCGAAAGCCAGTGGAGCGTTTGGCCGAGCCGTTTCTCGCCAAACAGAAATAGGCCGATGAACGATGATTCGAGAAAGAATGCGAACGTCCCTTCCATCGCCAATGTCTGGCCTATGACGCCGCCTGCATACTTCGAAAAGACGGCCCAGTTCGTGCCGAACTGAAACTCCATCGGGATGCCGGTCACGACGCCGAAAAGAAACGTGATGCCAAAGATCTTGCCCCAGAACCGTGCGGCTTCGTTCCAGCGTTCGTCCTTTTTCCAGATCGCAAGCGATTTGAAAATGACGATCAGCGGAGCAAGGCCCATCGTAAGCTGAGGAAAGAGATAATGGTAAGTTATCGTGAACGCAAATTGGATGCGGTCAAGAGTAAGGGCTTCCACAGCAGATCCTCCGTTTGAGTGTCGTAGATCAGTCGTTTACCACCGCTGCAGGTTTCGGTTGGGTCTGTTACAAGCGTATCTTCTAACGTTTTCTTTTTTGATGCAAGGTTTGGGAAAAAACAGATGTGCCGTTCGTCATATTAACGATACTAATTTTTGAGCGGATGCGAATTGAGTGCCGTCAGATGAGGGCTGAAACGGGTTAACGTTTCTTTGCGGGCGGCTTTTTGGCGTTGACGACATCGCCCATGTTCTCGACCGGCGGTGCCGTCGGATCGGTCGTCAGATAGGTCAACCGTTTGCCCTGGCGAAGGAAGTTCTTGCCGTTCCATTTATAGAACGAGCGGGTAAAATGCGTCGGGCAGCAAAGCTGTTCCTCGTCGCCGGTTATCTTTCCGGTCTCGATCGAGCCGAGCATGAAGCGGTCTTGCCCGAAGAGCTCGATCGCGAGTGCACCGTCCTCGACCCTGATATCTTTAAGGCCGCCATCGGCACGGTCGCCGGTACGGAAATGCCAGATCAACTCGGGCTTTTCATCTTTCCATTCGAAGATATATGCGAGCTGGGGTATCGCATTTCCGGCCGTTTCGATCTTGAGAATCACGACCGCGTCGTCCTGGCCGTCGCCGGTAGCATCGAAAAACCGGGTAGAGACGTATGAGAGGCCGATCCGCCGCTGTGATCTTGCCTCGGCTTTTTCGGTATCCGACATATCGTCCGATACGGTTCCCGCGATCGGCTCGAGCCGGCCGTTCTCGAGTCTGATCTCGTCGGTCCCGTCGGGATTATGCCACCCGCGCGGCAA
The DNA window shown above is from Chloracidobacterium sp. and carries:
- a CDS encoding transcriptional regulator encodes the protein MAKSNLAKVDNNGSPPRLSVAKAAETVSNDLDKVIHERMRLGIISALAANDKLSFGELRTLLDTTDGNLSVHARKLEDAGYVTMKKSFAGRMPLTEYKITAAGRKALERYLDHMEALIKAMKRK
- a CDS encoding DUF4173 domain-containing protein, with the protein product MRSRTRTGTEILLAASVIGVFGNLMLRATPWGLNAFLFVAVFTAAMFLIAIRRRPELLTPRSIALQAAMIFFASVYLIRDSIELRVYDTIAIIVIMGVLVLPNFGVNQRIAGVFHYAAGFVWSGLSSLFAPFVLLGADIDWKEMPGNRLSKSVFSVLRGLAIALPLVLIFGALFMAADAAFENFANRIVNFDIDTVISHVMLTSLLAWLTAGYFRGTLIDSFTRAAAAATSPIPKADDAKQEAKTDAGETGTSFVDKFAAEQAEDTSLPNNATVVEHINITDLPHAEVRTGGDSDAVSDEPAPAAQKRDWQNWDNTKFPQVFTLGRVETIIILGLIDALFLSFVLFQIPYLFGGMDLVQNTPDLKLADFARRGFGELVAVAFLVLPMLLASHWLLRRDNAKNETIFRVLAGVQIALLFVIMASAMQRLILLTGELGYGWTTVRFYPMVFMIWLAVVFVWFGWTVLRGNRNNFAWGALWSAIIILGATNLMNPDDFIARKNIQLMQQGREFDAYYNARLSDDAFPALIEGLRLMSAEDQCEAKSTMHYRYRELGQMTDLRTFNFSNRAAFELMRENDPVMHETADCPPYLQNTAEGY
- a CDS encoding cytochrome ubiquinol oxidase subunit I, which encodes MEALTLDRIQFAFTITYHYLFPQLTMGLAPLIVIFKSLAIWKKDERWNEAARFWGKIFGITFLFGVVTGIPMEFQFGTNWAVFSKYAGGVIGQTLAMEGTFAFFLESSFIGLFLFGEKRLGQTLHWLSAFLLFVGTWLSGWFIIATNAWMQHPVGYEVAADGSVQLTSFWALVFNECAVYQYMHNMGGAVVTGSFAVAALGAFYVLSKRQVEYGKMFVKAGVIAGCVSSIWMLFPSGDLQGRMVAEHQPVTLAAMEGLFDTTNGAPLVLIGQPDMEKKRLDNAIHIPNMLSFITYQRWDAKVRGLNEFPEDQHPDNIPLLYYSFHIMVGLGTIFIAIMGIAVLWLWRGWLYDSNWLLWILMLLFPFPFIANTVGWMVAELGRQPWLVYGLFRTEEGASHMVSSGNVMFTLLGFFGMYTVLSLLYIFLMLRRIEHGADELGAGISETTEAAYL
- the cydB gene encoding cytochrome d ubiquinol oxidase subunit II — its product is MELTWFMIVAFMLVCYVILDGFDIGAGIVHYIVGRSDAERAAVIRSIGPVWDGNEVWLLATGGTLYFAFPQLYASAFSGFYLPLMMVLWLLILRAAGIELRHQLEHNQMWTNFWDFVFSLASILLAIFYGAALGNVIRGVPLDEQGYFFEPLFTHWGTTGETGILDWFTVLSGVVAFLALAVHGANYLALKTEGDMNQRARRVVGLGWFALVAVTLISLWAVMYVRPTLLDNYFALPVGWLIPIAVVASLAAIKYFNTRGDDKKAFLSSSVYLATMLGGAVYGLFPLVLPALEPANSLTVYNARAGDYGLSVALIWWPIGIIIALGYYTFLFRTFKGKVSVGQEH